Genomic window (Vampirovibrionales bacterium):
GGGCTCTGCGATGGCGCAGATATTCGGTTTGGGCGGCTGGGACCGACGGGTGAACCCATAAACAGGGATTTAGTCAAAGTGCATCGATATAATCGATATAAAGGATAGCGGGTGATGAACCGTTCAGACATTCCTTCCTCCTTGAGCGCCCTGCCTGGCGGCGATACGGTTTCTTCCGCCGTGGGAAGCGTCTTTCGACAAGTGATGCGCCATCGCGGCTGGATGATCGCCGTGGCCCTGACGGTGTGGATTTTGACGGCGTTTTACGTGGCGCTGGGCTATCACCCTAAATTCACGTCGCAGGCGAGCGTACTGATTCGCGATTCTGCCATTACCGCGCGCTACGTTACCAACGATCCGGTGACCACGACGTCGGCGCAAAACGCCAATCCCGTGCTGAATGCCATGGAATTGCTCAAGAGCGACGCAGTGCGCGATTCGCTGTGGCTTCTCTTTATCAAGCCCTATGCGTCTTCGGGAAAAGGTCCGAACGTTTATCCCAGCTATGCCGATTGGGCCGCGCATTATGGCGACGGTAAGGCTTTCATCAAGGCTAAAAATCCGCCGGGTACGGACGTTATTAGCATGGCGTTTACCTGGTCGGATCCGGCTTTGGCGCAACGCGGCCTGGCCACGGTCTTTACCGCCCTGCAGAACGAAAGTCGGCGCATTAATCAGAGCGAACATCGCGAGCGCTATGCGTTTCTGAATACGCAGCGCGAAAGTCTGGCGATGCAACTGGCCGCCGTGCGCCAGCGTATTGCAGGCGTCAAGCGCGCCACGCAGACGGCGGATATCCAGCAATCGATCCAGAACTATGCGCGGGGTCGCGTTGATCTCGAGCTCGCCGCTGCGACCGCTAATGCGGAGGCCGATGCCGCCAGCGCGCGCTTTAAAACCTATCAGAAATCGTTGGGCATGACGCCGGAAAAAGCCATTGCCGCGGCGGCGCTTGGTCGTAACAATACGCTGTCGAAGCTATACGATAAATCGTACGAACTTTCTGAGCAGTTGGCCTCGCTGACGACGCGTTATACGCCCCAAAGCAAGCCTGTCCAGCAGGTGAAAGCCCAGTTGACGCAAGTGCGCGGCGACATTGAACGGGAAATCCGCCGGTCCTCAGGCGGCGCAAAACCTGCTGGCGCCACTGCGGGCGACCCGCATGCGCTGGCCGATGAAACGCGGGGGCAGGCGGTGCGCGATATGCTCGACGCTCAGGCCCAGTCTCACGCGCAGCGCCTCAAGGCAGACACAATGAAGTCCTACCTGACCCAGATCGACGCGCGCATGCAAACCCTTCCTAAAACCGAAGAAATGCTCGCCAATTTGCGCGAAACCGAGATGGCGCTGAGCCAGTCCCTCAGTACGCTGGAGCAGCAAACGCTCGATGCGCGTCTGCGCGAAGCCCAGACCCTGAGCAATGTCTTTATGGTAGATGCGCCCAGTCGTCCCATGTCGCCGACTGCCCCGACGCGCGCGCATTTGATCGCGCTGGGCTTGCTAATGGGCCTGCTGGCAGGCATTGCGGCTGCTCTCTTGAGAGAAAAACTGGCCCCGGTCTTATCTAACTCGCGTCACGGGTCTTCCATCGCCTTTGCGCCGCCTTCTGGCGTGGTGAATACGCCGTCACGCGAGCGCCGTCGCGCTGACGATCAGACGCAGACTTCTCTCGCGGAGCCTGTCGGGGCGCGCGGTTCTGCTCGCGAGTCGCAACATGCTTCGTGGAGCGACGATTAACTTTATTCAGGCGTTTTCTATGGCCGTTTCATCTTCTCGCGCCTCGTCGCGCCCGATCCCAACCCGTTTTGCCCTCCCCCTGTGGGCGTGGGCGGCGATTCTGACGACGCTGGCGGCGGCGACGGGCTATATTTTGCTCCCGTTAGCGGGTGTCACGGCGCTGATGTCGCTCCTGTCATTCAAGATGGTCATGGCTGCTTGCGCTTTGCTAATCGCAGGCGTCGGCTATTGGAGCTATCTGGATTGGGCAGGCAAACGTCCTCAGACCATTGTGCTGCTCGTCGCTATTTTTTATCCCCTGTTTATTTATCTGGCGATGCTGTTGTCGCAGGCGGGACTGGATATCCGGGCGCGCATTTTAATGCTGGGGCTGGTGTGTCTGCCATCGGCGCTTCTTTCTTTTCGCAGCGCGTTTGCGCTGTGTCGGCGCTATCCGCACGTCTGGGGCTGTCTTGCCTTTGCAGGCGTTTTTCTGACTTATTATTTCTTTTTTAATGCAGATACGCCGGACCCGAGAGCCCCCGGCGTGGGCGGGCATTTCGGAGAGGCTCAGCTGGCGTTTGAAAAATTATACGTCACCGTGGCGCTGACCGCCGGTACGCTCTTGACGGCAAAGGTGATGACGCGCCTGCCGGATAAAAGCGATTTTTTTCGTAAGTTTAACTATGTCCTGATTGGGGCGCTCGTCATTTATTCGCTGATTACCACAATCAGTTACCCGCTCAGCGGATTTACAGTGATGGTCGACGGCTTTAAACGATCTCAATTCATTTTTACGCACCCTAATCACTATGCCCATTATCTTGGATTTCTGCTGACGTATTTATGCGGCTTGTGGCTCTACTACCGAAAGCAGTCAAAACCGCCGCTTCCCGTGGCGCTTATTCTCGTCGGGATTTTTGTGACGCTTCCCGCTTTTATGCTCGCCATGTCCAAAACGGCGATGGCCCTTACGGGAATTTGCGTGGTGGTGATGTTAATTGCCAATCAACTGGCGGACGCTGACAATAAGCTCAATCCGTTGTTGCTGGCGGCCCCGATTGCGTTTTGCTTGCTGGCGGCGATGGCCCTGCAAGCCTTGGGCATTGTCGATTTTATCGGAACCATCTCTGCGCGCATGGAAGATCAGGAAAGTTTGCTCTGGCGCTTTGCGACCTGGCAACGGGTTTTTTCGGACATTGATGCCTCTTCTCTCCTGTTTGGTCATGGGCTGACGGCGGCCAATGGCCGTATTATTCAACTCACCATGAATTATGCCGATGTTGCCAAGGGCGTTATTGCCTCTCCGTTTGTTCATAACGCTTATGTCGAAGTCCTGTATGATTTCGGGTTATTGGGCTTTGGCTGGTTACTGGGCCTCTTGTCGATGATGGTGGTCGCGGTCAGGCGCTTTTTGAGCGCGCCTTCTCAGAGCGCTCAAAAGCCGCTCTATTTGCTGGCGATTTGTCTGGCGATTTATTTTCTGGGGGTGTGTAATTTTGACGAAATGTTTTACTCGTTGTCTTTCCCGTTCTGGTATTTCATGACGCTGGTCTGGGGGATGACGCTGTCGCGGGAGGCTGCGCGTGGCGACGTCGTTCAAGGCTAATCTGCTGCACGGCATGCTGAGCGGTGCGGTGGCCCATGGGCTGCGTCTGACGCTGAATTTGGCGTTGATCCCCCTGCTGATCCGCTATCTCGGCGCGGCGGATTATGGGTTTTATCTCGTCCTGCTGAATTTCTGCGAGCTGATGCTGGCGCTGGACGCCGGCATGATGACCGGGCTCATTCATCGTCTCAGCCATGCGATTGCGCAAACAGACGTTCAGGCCATGCGCGAACAGTTGCGTTTGGGGCAGTGGCTCTATCTGGGGCTGGCCGTGACGCTGGCGCTGGTCGGTTGGGCGGCGACGCCGTGGCTGCTGGGCGCGTTTCATCTATCAGGACCACTTCAGGCGGTCGGCGCAACCTGTCTGGCGATTACGATCGCCGACGGGGCGCTGAATCTCTTTGGGTGCTATTTCTGCGCCATTCTAAAGGCGCATTGTCTGCACCGCTGGACGAATCTGGCTGACGGTCTGCATGGCGTCGCCGCCAATCTGCTAAGTCTGGCGTTGCTGTTGATGGGCTTCGGGCTGGTAGAAATCCTCGCCTCGCGCCTGCTGGTCAGCGTGGTGAAAAACGCCTGCCTGGCCGCGCGGGCTCTGCGCGCTGAGCCGCATGCCATTCAACTGCGCGGGGCGTTGTCGGGCAAGGCGTTTCGGGACTTGTTCTCTATTAGCGCAGCGGCGTTGATTCAGCGGCTGAGCGCATTTTTGGCGCATCGCACGGCGGGCTTTGTCATTGGCGCGTTTTTATCGCTGGCCAGCGTGGCTTTATTTGGCGTGGTCGAGCGGATTTTCAGTCAGATCACCCAATTGTGCCTGATGCTCAGTGACGGGCTGTTTCCCGCCTTTGCGCGCATGGCGTCGGCGAATGAAGCGGATAAGAGTCGGTTTTTCTTTTCGCGCGTCAGCGTCCTGCTGCATTTTACGGCCTCGTTGCCGACCTTGGGTGTGGCGGCGTTTTACCCTCAGATTTTCCACTTCCTGAGCGGCGGCACGCTGCCGGTGGCGCCGACGATTGCGTTGGCCTGCCTGCTGGGACTGGTGTCGTGGAGTATCGTGATGCAGTTGCCGGCCTCGAATTATCTCTTCGCATCGGGTATGCATCGTTTTCAGACCGTCTCGTCGCTCACCACGGCGCTGCTGAACGCCACCACCTGCCTGCTTCTCGTGAAGCCTCTGGGTCTGTTGGGCGTGGCGCTGGGCATTGCCGTGCCGCATGTGTTGCAGCATCAGCTTGTGACGATCCCCATGGCGCGGCGACGGCTGGGGGTTTCGGCGCTGGCATACGCGCGCCAGACCTATGGCTCGAATCTGACGCCTCTGCTGGGCGCTGGGTTGATATTCCTGCTGGGGCGTCTGGCCGTTGAGCGCGCGTGGATGCCGCCTTTCTGGGGCATGGCGACCTTCGGACTGGCTGGAGCGATGCTGGGCGTCGCGTTATGGTTGACTTGGAGCGCATCGGCCCAAGAACGCGAATTGCTTAAGACGTGTGCGCTCGATCCTCTACTGAGGCGTTTGGGCGCTTATCGCGCAAGCAATGCCGAGGGCGTGGGCGCTGCGGGCGAGGGCGTGATCGCAAACGCATCGCGATAAGCCCAGCCAATGGGGTTATTTTTGCAGGGATGCAGCGCTTGAACGCCCAGCTCGCGTAAATGCGCCACGGGAACCGTCAGCGGGCCGGGATGCATCGTCCACAGAATGCCAGGATTGGGCGGTTGATTGGCATGAATGAGCGCGTGCCCCAGGGATTTGACTCCCAACGACATCAGCGCGTCTTCCTGACACAGGAAAAACCGGCATTGCGCCGGGATAGCGTCCAGAAATCCATTGCTTTTCAGGGCTTGGAGCGTTTCGCCGCTGAGGGCATACAGGCCCCCTTGAACATGTTCGCCGCCGCGATAGCCGTGGCGCAGCGCCGCTTGATGCCAGCGCCAGTAAAAGGCGCGTCCCAGTCGCAGGTAAGCGGGCTTTTTGCCGACGCCGAGCGGCCAGAAATCCCGCTGCATTTTGCGCGCAAGGAATGAGAAATTTCGGGGCGTTCCGTCCGGGTCGGTTTCGTACGAGCCAATCGCGCCGGGGCCAAAACGCTCAAATAACGTCTGGAAATGCGCCGTTAAGCCGTCGCCCATTAAGACGGCATCCGTATCCAGCTTAATCACCAGATCGTAGCGCGGCTGGGCGTTTGCGATATCCAGAAACAAGGCGGCCAGGGTATGCGGTAAGTTCCAGAATCCTGCCGGCTGCGCGTTTCTGGCGACGAAGGCGCGCGCGTCGCTCAGGGCCCATTCGGCCACGGCATCGTAGGCGCCGTCATGGGTGCAATCGTCGCGAACCCAGATATCAGCCTGCGGATAGTAAAAACGGATTCGGTTGAGGGTGTCGAGCGCAATGGTCCGCTCGCCCGGCCCGACTACCAACGCAAAAGCCACGCGAGGCGTCATATCTGCCAATTCCCTTCTCTGTGACAACCCGCTCATCTTAGCATAGAATACCCCTGCCATCCGCGCGTTCGCTGTAACGCCCGCTTGCGCCTGTTGTCGTTGAGGTTTTTCTGCTTGAGGCTCATGTGATGGAGAAGGCGTCTGCCGTCGCCGCTACGCCCTTGGTTTCGGTCATTATGCCCGCTTATAATGCGGCGCGCCATATCGGCGAGGCTATCGATTCGGTGCGCGCGCAGACCTATGACCACTGGGAGCTGATCATCGCCGATGACGGCTCGACCGATGGCACGGCGCGCATTGTGGCGGCATATCAGGACCCGCGCATTCGCTGGATTGCCTTGCCGCATTGCGGCGTCAACATGGCCGTGAGGAACGCCGCGTTACGGGCGGCGGAAGGCGCGTTTATCGCGTTTCTCGACGCCGACGATCGCTATTTCCCTGATGCGTTGCAAACCCTGGCCTCGCATCTGATGCGACACTCCGAGTGTGCGGCCGTTTATGGATATTTTAAGCTCATGGACGTCAATAGCGCGCCGCTGCCCATGAGCTGGGATCATCTTGAGTCTGACATGCGCGGCGTTCTGACAATCAAACGTGAATCGCTTCCATCTTGGGACAGTCTCTTATGGCGCACGCCCAAGCAGTTGCAAAGTCTGATGTTACGACGCGATGCATTGGCGCGGGTTGGCTATTTCCATGAAGACATGGCGGTTGCGGAAGATACGGCCTTCTATATTCGGTTGTTTCTGGATGATTTTGACGCGGTTCATACCACGCCCGCCTATATCTTTGACTATCGCGTGTATCCTGACAGTATTACCCACGACGAAAAACGATTTCAGCAGGTATTGCAGAGCATCCCGCGGCTGTACGAAGGGATTTTTTCTCATCCCAAGTTGCCTTCATCGCTTCGGGCAAGACAATCGGATTTGTGCGCGCGGCATTTGGGCTGGTTCTATGCCAGGGGGCGCCTTCAGTCCGGGCTGAAGTCTCAGGCGCGTCGTCTGGTGGCTGTCGGCTGGCGTTATCCCTCTATCACACGCTGGGATTGGGCGCGGCATTGCCTGCCCTTTTGGCTGCTTTCTTATATGCCGCAGCCGCTGTCTGCCGCGCTGAAATCGTTACGGCGTCTCGTGAAGGGGCACTGCTGACGGCGGCGAGTACAAGATCGGCGCGTCCAGATGCGCGGCGCACTCGGGGTCGCTGACGCCCGCCCAACAAATACGCCCGGCGGTAATCGGGTGGCGATAATCGGTTTTGGTGATGGATCCGTTGCCTTCCACCAGAAGAATGGGAGGAGCCAGCCACCACTTGAAAACCGATGCCGACATGCGGCTGAAGAAGCGATCGAGCCACATGCGTTTCTGTTCAGGCGACAGAGCGTTCTCTCGCTCCCACTGGAATTCAACGTCGCGCATCTCGGCTCGGCTTTGTCCCAGAGCTTCCAGCCGCCAGATGATCTCGTCGGCGAACGCGTAGGGCATCAGCGCGTCTTCGGCGGTTAGGGCGCGGCCTGTCGCTGGATCAATAGCCAGTTCGGCGCCGGAAGGCTTTTCAATCACCGATAGCGGCAGAGCGTTGGGCCGATCGGGTCGATTGGCATTCAGCCAGCGTGCCAGCGCGCGCACTTTGGTTTTGGGAACGTCTCCCAGCGGGGCCAGCGCGCCGGACATATCGCCGTTCACCGTGGCGTAGCCAAGATACAGTTCGGATTTGTCTGACGTTGCGATGGGCAGGGCGCGAAAATCATTGCCCAGAGCCCGTAAAATCGACGCCCGGCTCATCGCTTGCAGGTTATCAGCGGAAAACGACGCCTCATCGCGTGCGCCCCACTGACGATTGAGGGTGGGGCGCGCCTGCATCAAAGCGGCTTCAAACGCGCTTACCGGGGTCTCAATAGAAATTTCCACGAAACGCGCGCCTAGGTTGCTGGCCAATTGCCGCGCATCGTTGCGGCTTTCGATCGAGGTCAGCGCAGAAGGCATACTGACGCCCAGCACGTTATCGGGCCCCAGCGCGTCCACCAGTAACGCGGCGACGACCGATGAGTCCAGCCCGCCGGAAAGTCCCAGAACCGCGCGAGAAAATCCCGTCTTGGCGAAGTAGTCGCGAATGCCTTGTGTCAGCGTTTGCGCCGTGCGGGCCAAATCGCTCTCGTCGTGGGCGTCAAACATTTTAGGCGCGTCCATCGCGGCGTCAAGTCCTGCCGGGAGCGCGTATAACGCATGGGAAGCGTCTGGGTCGCGCTGTAGAGGGCGGACGATCAGGAATTGTTCCTGAAACGCGCGCGCCCGCGCGACAAGATGCCCTTGCGCATCGTAGACCCGGCTGGCGCCGTCAAAAGAAAGCTCGTCCACTGCGCCGGTCTGGTTGACGTAGGCTAAGGGTCGTCCATACTTGCGCGCAGCGCTGGCGAGCATGTGATGCTTGAGCGCTTCCTTACGCGAGCGGCTTGGAGATGCTGAGACGTTCAGGAGTAAATCGGGCTCTTGTGCTGCTAATGCCGCAATTGGATCGCTGAGGTATAGCGGACGCGCGAAAAAATTGCCGTCATTCCAGATATCTTCGCAAATGGACAGGCCGTAGCGCTTGCCGTGAATCGTCCAAAGCGCCGCATCGCCGGCGTTTTCTGTTTCCCAGCCGGTGGAGCCGAGGGTGTCTGCCGACAGCGCGCCCACGCGCGGGGCCGGTTCAAACGTGCGGGTGTCGTAAAATTCGCCATAGGCGGGTAGTAACGACTTGCGGACGATTGCCTCGATGCGGCCGTCTCCCAGCACGGCGAGCGCATTATAAAAAGGCTTGCCGCCGGGATAGGCGCGGGGTTCGACAAAGCCGACCAGCAAGCGCGTCTGGCCTGCGCGCGCCGTCAATGCCCGTAACCACCGCAAATTTTCCGTTACCAGAAACGGATGGCGCGTAATCACATCCCCAATGGGATAGCCCATCAGCGCCAGTTCCGGGAAGGCGATCCAGTCTGCGCCAATGGCTTCGGCAGCCCGGGCCCATGCCATGATGATGCGGGCATTTCCAGCCAGATCGCCCGGCGTCGGGTTGATCTGGGCCAGAACGCCATGGCCTTGTCCTCGCGGGCCAAGCGCTTTCGCTGTTTGTGCCAGAATATGCGCCTCCTGTGAGGCGTTTTCTGACGGATGTGATTCGCAGCGATTCAATTGACGCTTCAATAATCGATCGATAGCTTCGCCTTGCGCGGCCAGATCCGATTGAGAAACGTTTGGGCTGACGTAAGACTGCATCACCGCGATCGCTTATTCCCACTCGACCGTGGCGGGCGGTTTACTGGTGACGTCGTAGAAAACCCTCGTCGGCGCATCCGGCAACGCGCTCAGTTCGTCGGCGAGCGACAGCAGGAAATCAATGGGGATCTCGTCGCCAATAGCCGCAGGGCGCGCCGTCATATAATCGGAAGTGACGACAGCGCGAATGGCAAGCGACACGCCATCGCCGCCCGATAAATCCACCGGAACCAGAACGGCCAGCAATTGGCTGATCCGCCCGAACAGCCCCGCCTTGCGGAAGGCCTGGCTGACGTAATGATCCCATAGCCGAAGGCGCTCAACGGTTTGCGGCGTCAGCGTCGTCGGGGTGATTCGATTGCAGACCGCTGGCAGCGCTGGGCCGTTCAGGGCAATGGCCACGCGGTTGACCGCATGAACATGATTGGGAATCTGTCGCGCCAGGGCTTTTAATGTCTGCCAGTCGGCGAACCGGGCGCGCCGCGCATGAGCGTCTCCAGCGTCAATCAGGGCCAGATGACTATATGAACGTCCGTCCCCCTGCACGCCGACGGATTTCACCGGCAGCAGGAGCGCGCCATACCCGGCGGCTTTCGCTAAGCGATCCAGTTCCAGCGCAATCGCGTCGTCGTCGGGCGTGGTAAAAGGCTGCGTCGCGCACAGGACGCGAATCCCCAAGCCGGGACCAGGAAACGGCTGGCGGTCTACCAGGTCGTCCGGCAGTCCCAGCATCCGGCCAATTTCTCGCACTTCGTCCTTGTGCCAGTCGCGATTGGTTTCAAGAATCAGACCGCGTTCGCGGTGCGCCTGAATCAACGGTACGTCGTTGTGATGCGTCTTGATTTTTTGCGCGGTGACGCTGACATCGCGATT
Coding sequences:
- a CDS encoding O-antigen ligase family protein → MAVSSSRASSRPIPTRFALPLWAWAAILTTLAAATGYILLPLAGVTALMSLLSFKMVMAACALLIAGVGYWSYLDWAGKRPQTIVLLVAIFYPLFIYLAMLLSQAGLDIRARILMLGLVCLPSALLSFRSAFALCRRYPHVWGCLAFAGVFLTYYFFFNADTPDPRAPGVGGHFGEAQLAFEKLYVTVALTAGTLLTAKVMTRLPDKSDFFRKFNYVLIGALVIYSLITTISYPLSGFTVMVDGFKRSQFIFTHPNHYAHYLGFLLTYLCGLWLYYRKQSKPPLPVALILVGIFVTLPAFMLAMSKTAMALTGICVVVMLIANQLADADNKLNPLLLAAPIAFCLLAAMALQALGIVDFIGTISARMEDQESLLWRFATWQRVFSDIDASSLLFGHGLTAANGRIIQLTMNYADVAKGVIASPFVHNAYVEVLYDFGLLGFGWLLGLLSMMVVAVRRFLSAPSQSAQKPLYLLAICLAIYFLGVCNFDEMFYSLSFPFWYFMTLVWGMTLSREAARGDVVQG
- a CDS encoding oligosaccharide flippase family protein is translated as MATSFKANLLHGMLSGAVAHGLRLTLNLALIPLLIRYLGAADYGFYLVLLNFCELMLALDAGMMTGLIHRLSHAIAQTDVQAMREQLRLGQWLYLGLAVTLALVGWAATPWLLGAFHLSGPLQAVGATCLAITIADGALNLFGCYFCAILKAHCLHRWTNLADGLHGVAANLLSLALLLMGFGLVEILASRLLVSVVKNACLAARALRAEPHAIQLRGALSGKAFRDLFSISAAALIQRLSAFLAHRTAGFVIGAFLSLASVALFGVVERIFSQITQLCLMLSDGLFPAFARMASANEADKSRFFFSRVSVLLHFTASLPTLGVAAFYPQIFHFLSGGTLPVAPTIALACLLGLVSWSIVMQLPASNYLFASGMHRFQTVSSLTTALLNATTCLLLVKPLGLLGVALGIAVPHVLQHQLVTIPMARRRLGVSALAYARQTYGSNLTPLLGAGLIFLLGRLAVERAWMPPFWGMATFGLAGAMLGVALWLTWSASAQERELLKTCALDPLLRRLGAYRASNAEGVGAAGEGVIANASR
- a CDS encoding glycosyltransferase translates to MTPRVAFALVVGPGERTIALDTLNRIRFYYPQADIWVRDDCTHDGAYDAVAEWALSDARAFVARNAQPAGFWNLPHTLAALFLDIANAQPRYDLVIKLDTDAVLMGDGLTAHFQTLFERFGPGAIGSYETDPDGTPRNFSFLARKMQRDFWPLGVGKKPAYLRLGRAFYWRWHQAALRHGYRGGEHVQGGLYALSGETLQALKSNGFLDAIPAQCRFFLCQEDALMSLGVKSLGHALIHANQPPNPGILWTMHPGPLTVPVAHLRELGVQALHPCKNNPIGWAYRDAFAITPSPAAPTPSALLAR
- a CDS encoding glycosyltransferase; the protein is MEKASAVAATPLVSVIMPAYNAARHIGEAIDSVRAQTYDHWELIIADDGSTDGTARIVAAYQDPRIRWIALPHCGVNMAVRNAALRAAEGAFIAFLDADDRYFPDALQTLASHLMRHSECAAVYGYFKLMDVNSAPLPMSWDHLESDMRGVLTIKRESLPSWDSLLWRTPKQLQSLMLRRDALARVGYFHEDMAVAEDTAFYIRLFLDDFDAVHTTPAYIFDYRVYPDSITHDEKRFQQVLQSIPRLYEGIFSHPKLPSSLRARQSDLCARHLGWFYARGRLQSGLKSQARRLVAVGWRYPSITRWDWARHCLPFWLLSYMPQPLSAALKSLRRLVKGHC
- the nadE gene encoding NAD(+) synthase; the protein is MMQSYVSPNVSQSDLAAQGEAIDRLLKRQLNRCESHPSENASQEAHILAQTAKALGPRGQGHGVLAQINPTPGDLAGNARIIMAWARAAEAIGADWIAFPELALMGYPIGDVITRHPFLVTENLRWLRALTARAGQTRLLVGFVEPRAYPGGKPFYNALAVLGDGRIEAIVRKSLLPAYGEFYDTRTFEPAPRVGALSADTLGSTGWETENAGDAALWTIHGKRYGLSICEDIWNDGNFFARPLYLSDPIAALAAQEPDLLLNVSASPSRSRKEALKHHMLASAARKYGRPLAYVNQTGAVDELSFDGASRVYDAQGHLVARARAFQEQFLIVRPLQRDPDASHALYALPAGLDAAMDAPKMFDAHDESDLARTAQTLTQGIRDYFAKTGFSRAVLGLSGGLDSSVVAALLVDALGPDNVLGVSMPSALTSIESRNDARQLASNLGARFVEISIETPVSAFEAALMQARPTLNRQWGARDEASFSADNLQAMSRASILRALGNDFRALPIATSDKSELYLGYATVNGDMSGALAPLGDVPKTKVRALARWLNANRPDRPNALPLSVIEKPSGAELAIDPATGRALTAEDALMPYAFADEIIWRLEALGQSRAEMRDVEFQWERENALSPEQKRMWLDRFFSRMSASVFKWWLAPPILLVEGNGSITKTDYRHPITAGRICWAGVSDPECAAHLDAPILYSPPSAVPLHETP